The nucleotide sequence CAGTCTGCGTAGGAAACGAAACAGCTGGCATACAACGTTTTTATTCACTACCAAATCAGCATagcgtttttattataatatgctGATTTGGTGCCTgcctaaaataaaagttgtaaGCCTGAATGACATAACTACCTCTCCCAGATTCATCTCTTTCTAGACAAAATATCCACAAAAAATCTtgcatctttaaaaaaattacttgagTACCTGTTTCCCTACACACAGTTACGCGGGACTCGATTGGTAGCATCTACCATTATACTCGTACGATATAACCAGTCTTTTTATTCATAGACAAAGAGttcataatttctttttatttcttaaacacGAATGAAGGATACATACAGTCCTAGATGTAAAGTAAATCGTATCCGGTGTACCTACCGGGTATCCCCATTATAGGTTTTAAATGCAAGTTGGTAAGTACTAAATACGAACATCAATAATACTGGTGAAAACCCCGTCTATCCCACTAATCCCATTGAGATGTATCATGGTGGAACAAGTGCATGTCTATCCAACTAGTTTTATGTTTACGTGTGTCGTCTAATTTGATCCAGTGGCACTTTGTTTTTATGGCATAATAACAGCTGCTACATTTATgatcttgcatgaagagaatgatgtaggtatgtgaataaagctaaagaaatatttacattaggtatattgtaatgtaaatatttgttataaggGAAAGATGAaggtaggctctgtctactccatcCGGAAGGAGTCGTTAGTTttctaagtaggtatatatatgtttCATTAATGCACCTTGCAAAAGCAATGCAAGGTTTTCTTACTTTAGCACTTCGGAGAAATTTAGGTACCAAACCTATGTTAACCACGAACAGCTGGTTGGCATAGCATTTGTCTAGAAGAGGGATTCAAAGTTCATAAACAAACCCCTTGCTTGATATTTCCACCTGCACGTGAGAGAAATAGACGATCGCAAATTGATTGCCACTTCTTTACGCTTCAACTAACTACTCGTACCTAGGTAGATCTTAGTACTGTATCAACTGCACATCCAATTACCTGCAAGGTATTTTATAACGTGGTAATAGCGGCGAATTACAGTGCATTTGGGTAGCTTGGTATTTTGACATAAGAAGGATACGGGTAATCGTTTTTATATGCCAAGAAAAATTAATGCTCCCGTGGATGATTTAGATCTCCGCGAACGAAGCCTCTGGTACTTATGTAAGCTGTGAACTAATGGACATTAATCatttatgaatgaattgacaaataatattattgatctttttgTTTATACTATCAGTGTTAAATGCTATTTGTCATAAGATAACAAATTATTCTTGGACTCTAGGTAGGTTCAAaggttaataatttattgcggatataataatatataataaattacttatatacataattcgTTTTAGATCATGAGTCAGTCATATTTAACTTATTCTACACTTTACGTTCTGTTTTAGTAGTCATGTTTTTTGGGCGGATCCCCAGTTTTCCAAACTTCTTATAAGCGATGAGATAACATTCTGTgtctactatttgaatctcaaatctagcacagctgaacgtagactttcagacttttcaagtctgttatctctgtctacgccgttaggaataaagacgtgatttttgtatgtaggttaCACTATTAAATGGGGTAGACACAATAACTGGTTGCAAACAAGTCTCGAAAGACGCGATTTCCTTAATGGTGAATGATattcaatttcattaaatttttttttcgtagtTAATAATATGAACTTAAAAATAGTTCATCtgttctaaaaaataattacttgcATATACGTAGTAGTACTTATTGTTTATTCAAAGATATACCCAAGGAGTATTTTTATTCGAGTTAGTTTGGaagtaaatacatacctaGGTAATAGGTACTACATAAAATAGAAGGGTAATTTTTCTAGATCATAAAAACCAAGCGCCAAAGATCAAAGTGTTTACCTACCCCATGTGggacaaatataaaaaagtcacTGTCAAAAGTCAGAATAAAATGTCAACAACgggaaaataaatacttaaataaatacaattctgATTCTTGAAAagttcttaaattaataataaagaaataaaattactatacCTACCCAACCTATCAACTCTCTCAagcaaaagataataaaaacaatatgtcATTTTCTAAAAACGGGCGATTTATAGCACTTGTAAGTGGTCTTATTGGATTCATAGGACTCACAATGTATCCAATAGCTATAAGTCCGATGATCGACTCCTCTGAATACAGTAAGTAATATCTATTTAATTCTTTACCTATGTGAATATAATAGGTACGAAAGCTAAGAACATTGTTAAGTTTCATTTAAAACTACGTAATAAGTACAGTTCAGGCTTGAAATATCGAATACTTTTGGGAACAAGTTTAGATGTGCCTTGTTCACATAGCTTGTCCACAGAAATATGCACATAATAGTAACTTAACatgtacttaataaataataatacttttaaaatcatatcttataagttcattttcataatatgAGCCTTATTTCTATTACAGAGAAAATTCAAAAGGAGctgagaaaaaatattgatcaaGAAAAAATTCAGCCAGGAAGTAagtaaatttgttatattttcattccAAACACAGTACAGTTGTATCAATATTAAGATTGTGATATGGGTCAAacattggaaaaaaaatacacaacagTTTCATATTATACCTAGTTATTAAGGAACAGTGATAGAAtggaatagaaataaaatagcatGGCAACAAAACAGGCTAGTATGAaggattattctttttctacTTTAGTTATTGAGTGatgtcaaataattaaaagaaatcaaaaatatGGCTTCTAGGGGAGCACCAAAGAGACTTTCTAGTATTTCTACAAGAAGGAAAAAGTATAAAGCAAACCTGAATTTAATTACATCTTTGTGAGTAGGGTAGAATCTTCTATTAACCCACAGAGGATGTTTCAAAAGGACATCTCACCAGAGCAGGAACAAAACAGGAAGCAGAAACTAGATAACTAAAAGAATTTATAAGTtctcttttacttttttaatttgaacattttttctGA is from Amyelois transitella isolate CPQ chromosome 21, ilAmyTran1.1, whole genome shotgun sequence and encodes:
- the LOC106138769 gene encoding small integral membrane protein 20, with protein sequence MSFSKNGRFIALVSGLIGFIGLTMYPIAISPMIDSSEYKKIQKELRKNIDQEKIQPGNMPVWSDPFSRKKSET